The sequence below is a genomic window from Bactrocera neohumeralis isolate Rockhampton chromosome 4, APGP_CSIRO_Bneo_wtdbg2-racon-allhic-juicebox.fasta_v2, whole genome shotgun sequence.
TCTAGCTACATTCGTCgtaaaatcatcgaaaatttcGCCGAGAGTCAACAACGCCGTCTTCAACGTGTTTTGAAAGAGCTTCCACTGGGTGACCGAAGGCCGAGCGATTTGTACAATGAAATGCGACGAACAGCAGGTACCACGCTCAGCGAGAGCATACTACATGATCTCTGGGTCAGTCGCTTGCCACCGTACGCACAAGCAGCTATCATCGCCACTAGCGTTCCAATTAGTGACAAAATTAAAATCGCTGATTCTATCACAGAATGTTTATCATTGAAGGACGGTGGACAAATTTTTGAGGTTAGATCCGAATCGCAACCGCAGGGTGAGTTAAGTGATATACGAAACGAAATTGCTGCTCTTTCGAAAACCGTAGGACAGTTGATGCGGAACGTTAAATCCACCGGACGGCAGCGCAGTAGATCTACGTCACGTGGGAGACCGGTAATTCAACATacgaacagtttttgttggtatCATGCAAAATTTGGTGCAAATGCCACTAAATGTCGCCAACCGTGCTCGTTTACTCCAGTATCCAGTTCAAGTCAATGGGTCAGCTCGGCTAATACCATATCAGGCCCGGCAAAGCACTCTGATAATCCAGCAGGTCGTCGCCTTTTGCATTTACGACACTTCGgcgaaaattagttttaatagATTCAGGAGCGGACATATCCGTCATACCAGGTCAACAAAAATTAGCCAGAACACGTCCATCATCTTTGTCATTGTTTGCCGCAAGTAATGGCTCTCCCGTACAAACATACGGTGAAGtcatacttaaaatttaaaccTACGCCGTGAATTTCTATGGGGAAATTTATAATCGCCGACGTCTCGCAGGGTATACTTGGTGCGGATTTCTTAAGCCTGTGGCTTGATTGTCGATTTACAAGGTCAACGTCTCGTAGACCGAAACACCCTGGTCAAAACGTCATGTTTAGTAACACAACATAGACATCTAACGAATATATCAACTATAAATTTTACGCAAAATTTTTCGgatattttaaaggaattttctGACATCACATGCCCGTCACGACTTGGCATACGTACAAACACGTCAGTAGTTCATCATATTTCAACTACTGGCCCACCAGTAGGCGCACGACCACGACCGCTTATCACTGGAGAAACTCGCAGCTGCACGTGCCGAATGTGAACTCCTGTTCAAGCTCGGTATTTGTCGTCCTTCGAATAACAGCTGGGCCAGTCGCTTTGCACTTAGTTCGCAAAGCTGACGGATCTTGGAGACCCTGTGGTGATTATAGGGGTTTTAATGTTAACACGATTCCTGACCGCTATCCGATACCATTCCTTCAAGATTTTTCAACAATCctagcaaataaaattatattttcgaaaatagatTTGCAGAAAGCATTTCATCAGGTGCCGATTCACCCCGATGATATCTGTAAAACCATATTACGACGCCGTTTGGACTTTTGAATTTACTCATGTGACGTTCCGGATTAAAGACGCTGCACCAGACGTTCCAGCGTTTAATTAACGAAGTACTTCGGGCTTAGTTTTTACATTTGCGTATTTAGATGATGTTGCATCGCATCAAAATCGATTGATGAACACAAACAACATcttcatatttgtatttaaccGTTTTCGAGATTACAATTTAACGATCAATGTTGCCAAATCGCAGTTCAGATATCTCAACTCGATTTTTAGTCATTCAATTACGGGACAGGATTCGCCCATTGCCAAGCCGCGTCGAAGCGCTAACAAACATGAGACCGCCAAGATTGCAAAAGAGCTAAACGTTTTTGTTAATGCTCAGCTTTTATCGGAGATTTCTTCCAAACGCCTTAGAGTTACAAGGCCTCTATTCGCCATGATTCCTGATAAGAAAAACGACAGCAGCGTCTTGATTTGGAATGAAGATACTAAAACGCCATTTGAAGCTGCGAAAGCGCAACTAGCAAACTGTGTTATGTTAGCTCATCCGCTACCTGATACTGCAGAACTTTTTCATTGTGGGTAGATGCATCCGATTTTCAGCTGGAGCAGTTTTAAATCAAATGAGTAGATGACAAACTTCAACCATTAAGTTTTTCTCAGAAAAGTTCATCAGCTGAAATGCGATACAGGTACGTATGACCGTGGGTTGACCGCGCTATACAGCGCCGTTCGTCATTTTCGTTACATGTTAGAAGGTCGTAACTGCCACATTTATGCCGACCGCCAAGCCCTTATATTCGCATTCCGACAGCAACTGCATGGGCTGGATCGTCAAGTTAGGCAATTTGGATTTCATATCGCAAATCACTACTGACATCCGACATGTTCAAGGTAAAAGAAATGTAACCGCTGATCTATTATCTCGAATTCAATCACCCACGACCGCCATTATTGACTACGACGAAATTAACCGCAGACCAAGAGAACGACGAAGGAAAGCACACCTAAGCGAGCAGCATTCGATTGCtcactaaaattaaaatctttatattaccTCCAAGTACTAAAAAGATTTTTGTCGATATATCCACAGGGACAATTCGACCTTTTGTAACATCAAATTTCGACAAACTTTTCTCCGGGCTACCACACAATCTGTCGCACCCCGGCACGCGCACTACTGTCAGATGATGAGTGTCCGACAGATTCGTTTAACCAGGCATTACGCGAAATAGTAGATCCTTTGCTGGATGTTGCATACAGTGCCAGCGGTCTAAGTCATCCGACACAACAAAAGCTTATTCCAACGCAGAATATGATCCAGTAGCCGATTCGGACATTTGCATATTGACATTGTCGGTCCGTTTCAATATCGGATGGCAACCGGTATTTGTAACCATAATCGATCGATTTACGATGGCCAGATGCCATTCGATTCCCCAACTTTATGACAGCTCAGTTGTAGCAAAGGCCTTGCTAACCGGCTGGATTTCCCGTTTTTAGCGTACCCATCGACATAACGTCGGATCTCGGTCGTCAATTCAAAGCGCCATATTTAAACAACTGCTAAACTATTTGGGTGACCCATTTAAAAACAACGCCGTATCATCCACAATGCAATGGACTAATAGGAACGATGGCATCACATTAAAGTCTGCCATTTGTCATAAAGTGGATCGGTGGACGACCTGTTACCTCTGATACTACGGACTGCGTTCAACATATAAAAAACGACATCAGGTCACTCCTTCTGGAATTGGTATATGGAACATCATTGCGATTACCTTCAGACCTTTTTCATCGAACAAACCCAGTAACAAGGCCAAACAGAAATCTTAGTGGGCTTCGTCGTATCGCCGAGACCTGCGTCCTGTTATTAGTACAGCCTGGCacaccaaaaaaagttttcgttCATGGCGATCTCCAAGTCTTGTGATCATGTCTTCATCCGCGATGATTCAGTCAGATCGTCATTATCAGTACCTTATATGGGACCGTACAAAGTTTTGAGCCGCTCACCTAAGTAT
It includes:
- the LOC126755752 gene encoding uncharacterized protein LOC126755752, coding for MRTLIEDTPATDKSSYIRRKIIENFAESQQRRLQRVLKELPLGDRRPSDLYNEMRRTAGTTLSESILHDLWVSRLPPYAQAAIIATSVPISDKIKIADSITECLSLKDGGQIFEVRSESQPQGELSDIRNEIAALSKTVGQLMRNVKSTGRQRSRSTSRGRPVIQHTNSFCWYHAKFGANATKCRQPCSFTPVSSSSQWVSSANTISGPAKHSDNPAGRRLLHLRHFGEN